In Nanoarchaeota archaeon, the DNA window TCATAATATCAATTCTTGCATTGATTATAACATTCACATTCAGCGCTTTTATGCATGGTAAAGTGAATTATTGAATGTTGGAGCTTATTGAAAATCATCAATTGCGTTAAAAATCATTCCGAAAGAATATAACTGCAAGTGTTCCTGTATTATATATGGCATCCGAATTAATCAACATCATTATTCTAAGCACTTTAGCAGGATTAGCAACTGGGGTCGGAGGGCTATTAGCAGTAATCAGAAAGCCCGGGAAAAAATTATTCGGATTCCTGACAGGATTTGCAGCAGGCGTTATGCTCGTTATTTCTTTTATGGGGCTGGTTATAGAAGCCTGGAAAGATATAGGGTATTTAATGACTACTCTCGGCTTTGCAATAGGGGCTATAGTGATGTTTTTGCTTGATGTTTACATACCGCATATACACTTTTCAACAAAAGAAACAGGAAAAGTTAATAAAAAATTATTTAAAACAGGCATCTTGATTGCACTGGGCATTACACTCCACAATATTCCTGAAGGTATTTCAGTCGGCGCAGGTTATATCCACCTGCCGGAATTTGGCGTGCTGATTGCAATAGCAATTGCTTTGCACAATATCCCTGAGGGAATAGCAACTGCGCTACCAATCTATATGAGCGGAGCCTCACGAATAACTGCAGTTAAAATTGCCTTTTTCTCAGGAATGGTTGAACCAATAGGCGCGCTTTTCGCAGGACTATTTCTTAAAAACTACGTATCGTCGGTGTCTATAGCGCTTGCTTTTGCAGCCGGAGTAATGGTTTTTATAACTCTGGACGAATTGATTCCAAGCACAACTAAAGGAAGCCATGAACATTCCACGGCACTCGGGATTATCGCAGGAACGGTCTCCACATTTTTATTGCTCGGAATATTCCATATCTGAATGTATATGAAATGTATGGCATGTTTTAATTACAGGGACGCGAAATGCTTTATGGCTTAAGTAACTATCTTTTTTTCTCTGAGCTTTTGTATAACGAGTAGGTGTGTCGAGAAAAATGCTATAATCAATCAATTTTCTTACGCTTTCATTCCATAAGGCTAAATAACTTTCAAGAATGATTATTTTTTTAGAATGTATTATTCGGAATGTTCTTATCCTGCCGCTGATTTCATAGCCAGGATTTAGCTTTTTATCCTTTGTCATTATTTGAACATCGTTGCCATTTCTTAGTTGGCTAAGGTCGTGTATTAATTGGTCAAAATCGATAGCATCAGGATGATCCCAATTTCTCATTCCCTGATGAATTGGAACATTCGGTTCAAGTTTCTGGTAATCGTCAAAATGCACAATTTCAATCAATTCAGGAAATTTGTCAAGAAGACCATAAGCCAATGTAGATTTACCCGAACCAGTTCCACCCGCAATCGCTATTATGTGAGCCATCATTAGTTTTATTTGTTTGGAATATTTTTATAAGAGTAACACAGCACATTCACTAGACATACCACAAGCAATTGCGCATCACAACAAAACTTATCCCGCCAGCACATTCAAATTACCCAGCGCAACCGCCTTCAAAACCTTGTCGCCAAGTTCTGATTTTTTCTGGATTTTGACCTGCGCTTTTTTGCCAATTGTTGCAGAAAACAAAAATT includes these proteins:
- a CDS encoding ZIP family metal transporter — its product is MASELINIIILSTLAGLATGVGGLLAVIRKPGKKLFGFLTGFAAGVMLVISFMGLVIEAWKDIGYLMTTLGFAIGAIVMFLLDVYIPHIHFSTKETGKVNKKLFKTGILIALGITLHNIPEGISVGAGYIHLPEFGVLIAIAIALHNIPEGIATALPIYMSGASRITAVKIAFFSGMVEPIGALFAGLFLKNYVSSVSIALAFAAGVMVFITLDELIPSTTKGSHEHSTALGIIAGTVSTFLLLGIFHI